A region of Anticarsia gemmatalis isolate Benzon Research Colony breed Stoneville strain chromosome 18, ilAntGemm2 primary, whole genome shotgun sequence DNA encodes the following proteins:
- the LOC142980600 gene encoding uncharacterized protein LOC142980600 has product MFNIAMILFCLPSFVQGGTNERKIFFKNLTWSQDYGRPVTELTGVQDLEPGTNFNLFFEDTHFNSFKCRSFYYGTEFETELVDKGIYSELKINNVTDDMSDVWICEINEKNVDKLIRFKVRVVGAKPTQMILVNDVVLPTRRVASDTKREPTRHIAEYQYNEGERVEVACLNPYASYCTLYMNYEYANSLDEMFQNISNYARISVNTKLLRTHNDTEMLCSCRCSQAHLNTDLELKFILKRKHDIITLTINDNIIIRGTRMNRGNNTAIYYKLAYSVKNATLKVNFKIYQDSVDLTDLPEATLKTENNTSLNLRFNQTEKLKNEKIIILAVSSHFSESTHVVEEVQLGFTDINAYYLTNHGELIMLGIPQGNVSVEMHENYGNKYIYYEYYNGEQLKLTCKALTIGELKFEGKVTMRDNITIIYNLRKKHHKTKVICSLRSIALEQGTLRMKTFGQIHVMFSFKDTKYNKIDFLTTTTEISLPTSRSIGSDEEIVQHFQFWIPLLVGILLLIMTISIVVVCSRKRQKRCQQSAPVETCATRHVLDMQEIPLYEYPNCDSFRAEHDEHVYDLPVVNRKQNEPQPPYIYDYADPRG; this is encoded by the exons ATGAACgcaaaattttcttcaaaaatttgACGTGGTCTCAAGATTACGGCCGGCCGGTGACTGAACTGACCGGTGTGCAAGATCTTGAACCtggaacaaattttaatttatttttcgaaGACACGCATTTTAATTCCTTCAa gtGTCGAAGCTTTTACTATGGCACAGAATTCGAGACAGAATTAGTAGATAAAGGGATATATTCCgaattaaaa ATAAACAATGTGACAGACGATATGAGTGATGTCTGgatttgtgaaataaatgaaaaaaatgtagaCAAGCTTATAAGGTTTAAAGTACGCGTCGTGGGAGcaa AACCCACACAAATGATTCTCGTGAACGATGTAGTGTTACCAACTCGACGTGTTGCCTCAGATACTAAGCGCGAACCGACGCGTCATATTGCCGAGTATCAGTACAACGAGGGCGAACGTGTTGAAGTGGCGTGTCTTAACCCATATGCAAGCTATTGCACTCTATACATGAACTATGAATACGCTAACTCGCTAGATG AAATGTTccagaatatttcaaattacgCTAGAATTTCAGTAAACACTAAATTACTAAGAACACACAACGACACTGAAATGCTTTGCTCTTGCAGATGCTCTCAAGCACATCTTAATACTGATTTAGAactaaaattcattttaaaaaggaAACACG ATATCATAACTCTTACCATaaacgataatattataatccgTGGAACGCGGATGAACCGTGGAAACAACACTGCAATATATTACAAATTAGCATACTCTGTTAAAAATGCTACATTAaaggtaaattttaaaatttaccaGGATTCTGTTGATTTAACAGATTTACCTGAGGCTACTTTAAAGACTG AGAATAATACATCACTCAATCTACGTTTCAATCAGACAGAAAAATTAAAGAACGAAAAGATAATCATTTTGGCAGTCTCTAGCCATTTTTCTGAATCAACTCATGTGGTGGAAGAAGTCCAATTGGGCTTCACAGATATTAACGCTTATTATTTAACaa ACCATGGCGAGTTGATCATGTTGGGTATACCGCAGGGTAACGTATCAGTAGAAATGCATGAAAATTATGGTAATAAGTACATATACTACGAATATTACAATGGTGAACAGTTGAAACTGACTTGTAAGGCTTTAACCATAGGGGAGTTGAAGTTTGAAGGCAaag TGACTATGAGAGACAACATTACGATAATCTACAATTTAAGGAAAAagcaccacaaaacaaaagttatatGCAGTTTAAGAAGTATAGCACTTGAACAAGGAACTCTTAGGATGAAAACATTTGGACAAATTCATGTTATGTTCAGCTTTAAAGATActaagtacaataaaattgacTTTTTGACTACAACGACGGAAATTTCTTTACCAACATCACGTAGCATTG GAAGCGACGAAGAAATTGTTCAGCACTTTCAGTTCTGGATTCCGTTGTTAGTGGGTATATTACTATTGATAATGACTATTAGCATCGTAGTTGTATGCTCAAGAAAGAGACAAAAGCGCTGCCAGCAG AGTGCACCAGTTGAGACCTGCGCTACCAGACATGTGCTGGATATGCAAGAGATACCATTGTACGAGTACCCTAACTGCGACAGCTTTAGAGCAGAGCAT